The proteins below are encoded in one region of Xenopus laevis strain J_2021 chromosome 8L, Xenopus_laevis_v10.1, whole genome shotgun sequence:
- the fkbp3.L gene encoding FKBP prolyl isomerase 3 L homeolog → MAASSEPAREWSNEQLNSDDLPKKDIVKFLQDNGSDSFLAEYKLLGNIKNVVKTAKKDQLATAYNKLFETKRFKGSDSVETVTKDVKDVKLTDEKAKETKPEETVEEGPPKYTKNILKKGDKTNFPKKGDTVHCWYTGTLADGTVFDSNIQTSSKKKKAAKPLSFKVGVGKVIRGWDEALLTMSKGEKAKLEIEAEWAYGKKGLPDAKIPPNAKLFFEVELVDVE, encoded by the exons ATGGCTGCATCCAGTGAACCCGCACGCGAGTGGAGTAATGAACAGCTGAACAGTGATGATCTGCCCAAAAAAGACATCGTCAAATTTCTACAGGATAATGGCTCGGACTCG TTTCTTGCAGAATATAAATTACTTGGAAATATTAAGAATGTAGTTAAAACTGCAAAGAAAGATCAGCTGGCCACCGCTTACAATAAGCTTTTTGAGACTAAG CGCTTTAAAGGAAGCGATAGTGTTGAGACTGTGACAAAAGACGTGAAAGATGTGAAGCTAACTGATGAAAAGGCCAAAGAAACTAAGCCGGAAGAGACCGTTGAAGAG GGCCCCCCAAAATACACAAAGAATATCCTGAAAAAAGGAGACAAAACTAATTTTCCAAAGAAAGGCGATACAGTGCACTGCTGGTATACAGGAACATTGGCGGATGGAACTGTTTTTGACTCCAACATCCAGACTA gttccaaaaagaaaaaagctgCCAAACCTTTAAGCTTTAAAGTTGGTGTTGGGAAAGTGATAAGGGGG TGGGATGAAGCACTCCTCACTATGAGCAAAGGTGAGAAGGCTAAGCTTGAAATTGAGGCAGAATGGGCCTATGGAAAAAAAGGGCTGCCAGATGCCAA AATCCCACCAAACGCTAAACTGTTTTTTGAAGTGGAGCTTGTGGATGTCGAATGA